The genomic DNA TAACCGAATCTGACCTTGTCTATTCACATGTCCTTCACCAAGCGCTTGTTGGAAATCAACCCAAGTGATGCTTTTGTTGAGGAAAAGTTGTCCGATCAACGCCATGTTTGGTCTAATTGTCTTGAGATTCTCGAATGTTCGGTGACCAACAAGAGCGTTGTGCATGTTTCCAGGTGATGCAGATATGAATATGTCACTGTGCATACTAACGTAGTAATCAAGTGCAGCTAACAAAGAAGCTTTGCCTTTGATTCGAGCTCGTTCTTCTGAAGAAGCAAGACTTCTTTTGTCTTCCATTCTTGGGAAAACTTGTCTTAGTGTTGAGATTCTAGCTTCTCCTCCATATACCTGAAATatcaaaaaaacagaaacggAAGCATTATGATGCAGCAATACTAACCAGTAACAAGTCTTGAAACGAGTAATATAACTGAAGAGACTGACCTTGTGGGATGCAAGATAGAGACGAGTATTGTTGTCAAATCCAAAAGCAGCTAGAAGAAGTCCCATTTCTTCTGGTGTTAGAGGACATCGTCCTTGACTTCTTAACTCTTCATCTGTGAATTGTGAATTCAAAACTCTTCCTTGCCAAATCATTTGTCGATACTTCGCCAATGCAAGTTTCTCGGCTTTGCCTCCGCCGAAATCACACGCCGAATGCGCAGCCATGTCCTGTAATCATAATACGAAGAAACACACTTGTTATGATCATCAAACTCAAgagacatcatcatcaaatgTTTCAAGTAGGATGCCACAAAGTATAATATACCTTGTCAAAACGTAGATGAAGCACCGCAAATTTACCAGGCTCTTGTCTGCTGTGTGAGTTGGTCATTGCTCTTAAATGATCCACATTGTTCTGTTCTTTATTATTTCTCCATGATGGGTTTCTAAGACGGCTCACAAGAGCATCACCGAGTGATCTAATGTGTGGGACAAAGCGTAAAGCTTGGAAATTCACTTTGCATCTTAGCCGTTGGATGTCAGCAGGTAGGTGATCAAACGATAGACGGTGAGAGAATGGAGATATAGCAGCAATCCCATaactacaaaccaaaacaacaatgCTCCACACTTAGTCTGAAAGTCAAAAACTTTAACCTCTCATGttgttcttattttatactAGTCAGATTAAGTAAAAGACCTACCTCTGTAGAACTGGTGAGACGTTCTCGATATACCAATTCGCAGAAGCATGAACAGGTGCGGTTTTGACTCTGGTTTCACGGACTGCAGTACCGTAATACTCTCTTGTACTCCAAGAGTATTCATCAGGAAGTTCTCTGACTACCCTTATGTCATCTTTTAACGAATCAATGAAATGATCAACATCAAAGATATCAACAAAAGAACTGCACAcggatagaaaaaaaaaacacacaacttcAGCTTCGAACAACCCCCAAGGCAACAACACAACTCTCTGAAAGGAAGAAACTAACATTACCTTGTATCTTGCCAAACAGGATTCACTTCAAGATATGGGATCACGAGTGTTGCGTTTAATATCTTAGCAACCGCAACTGCATCACATATCCCCATTCGTTGCTGGTTAAGTCCTCCATCAAGAAATACTTGAATATATCCCTCGGATTTAACCGGTAATGCTGCTCCAAGACAACAAGATTTGTCAGAGATCAATATAATCTGAAAACTAAATAAGAAAGTATCAAACAAATTGTCAATACTTACAAGGGGAGTTTCCCAAATCAATACAAGGGCTCCATCCTTGATCAGTCAATGGCCTCCACAGATCAGACTGTTCTCCACTTGActgaaatcaaaagaaacaacaaaaaaaagtcagatgttttttttaactgtctGAAAAAGGTAATGAGATCATGAAAGAAACATTTAAATTTACCCGTTGCAAAGCGCTCTTTAGCAAAGATAAATGTCTTGGCTTTATCGTGATCACGTCCTGCAGTAATGAAATGACTTAATTTTAATGAGAAGAACATCACTACTTAACTACTAATTCAAGAGACACACTCTTTGACTTGAAATTGAAACTATagtcttaaatttattttccgGTCACAAAACTAGTCAAATTCCTAATAAATCCGGagaataattaatcaaaatcgTTAGtaaagtgtttttaaaaattcaacaaaCCACAGAAAAAAGAGtcaatcaagaaacaaaacacaaccacCGTTGATGTCTCTTTCTCATAGTCATTCTACAAACgaatacaaattaagaaatatcaAGACTAGACAAGTTAAAACTACTATTTCTGGATATCCTAAGAGTCTTAAGACCATTCATAGTTTAATGAAATTTCCACAATCCAACCAAAAGAAAACCCCCAAAAGCAAAAGAATCCAACCAAAAGAATCCCTGGAAAATaggaaaagagagatttttttttggttttttcccaAACttacagatgaagaagacgaagtcgAAGCGTTGTTACAGAGCAAAACGACGAAGAATAGCAAAGAGAGAATCCTTCTACTCAGGAAGACATTATCTTTCGAATCATAAAGATTCATCCTTTAATCTTCTCTCTCAGGCGAgtaattaaaaacagaacaaacccAGATCCAGTTTCCGGTAAAGTTGAAGACTTTtttcttgaatcaatcaatcaaatacCAAGGAAACGAAAGATCAATACCAAGAAGACGACACAAAGCAGAGAGTAGTTAGAAAGAAACGAAACCAAAGTCGCATGAATCAGAATGCTCTCTTGTCTCTttctcgtttcttcttct from Camelina sativa cultivar DH55 chromosome 2, Cs, whole genome shotgun sequence includes the following:
- the LOC104743670 gene encoding uncharacterized protein At1g04910-like translates to MNLYDSKDNVFLSRRILSLLFFVVLLCNNASTSSSSSDVITIKPRHLSLLKSALQRSSGEQSDLWRPLTDQGWSPCIDLGNSPSLPVKSEGYIQVFLDGGLNQQRMGICDAVAVAKILNATLVIPYLEVNPVWQDTSSFVDIFDVDHFIDSLKDDIRVVRELPDEYSWSTREYYGTAVRETRVKTAPVHASANWYIENVSPVLQSYGIAAISPFSHRLSFDHLPADIQRLRCKVNFQALRFVPHIRSLGDALVSRLRNPSWRNNKEQNNVDHLRAMTNSHSRQEPGKFAVLHLRFDKDMAAHSACDFGGGKAEKLALAKYRQMIWQGRVLNSQFTDEELRSQGRCPLTPEEMGLLLAAFGFDNNTRLYLASHKVYGGEARISTLRQVFPRMEDKRSLASSEERARIKGKASLLAALDYYVSMHSDIFISASPGNMHNALVGHRTFENLKTIRPNMALIGQLFLNKSITWVDFQQALGEGHVNRQGQIRLRKPKQSIYTYPAPDCMCHV